The genomic stretch GCTCACATGTATTTTGACAGGTTTAACTAACTAGTACCAAACCATTAGTTAAACACCTTCAGAATCAGTAGGGAGCCATCCTACTGGTTCTGTTTTTTAGAATATTATCGTTACGGTCTCTTCGTTTATCTCATAGGCAAAGTCTTTAGAGTAGGTTAAATCAATTAATATATTTTTAAGGCTTTGTTTCTGATAGATGGTGGTAACTGTCCAATCTCCGGGTGTTTGTCCTTTTACCTGTATATCCACACCATACCACCGCTCCAACTTGGTGCTTATTTCATTGAAGCCAGCGTTTTCAAACACCAGTTTTCCCTCTTTCCAGCCGATCACCTTATCCACATCGACGGTTCCTTGGAATAATTTTTGGGTGTTCTTGTCCACAACCACTTCCTTTCCAGGGACCAGGGTAACTGCTTTATCCTGCTCTTCCAGCTTATTGATCTGAACTTTACCCTCTAACAGGGAAACACGCAGCTCCCGGTCACCGAGGTAGGCATTTACGTTAAAGGCCGTTCCCAAGGCAGTGGTTTCTACCGGCCCACTTTCCACAACAAACGGTTTGTTCTTATCCTTGGCCACTTCGAAATAGGCCTCCCCTTCCAAGCGGACCCTTCGCTCGTTGCCCTCAAAGCCTTGTGCATAGGTGATGCTGGAAGCACTGTTCAAATAAACGATTGATCCATCGGGGAGGTAGAGCTTGGTCTTTTGGCCAGCAGGATTCTCTTTGACAACATAGGGTCTTTGTTGCCCTTCCGAGGGTTCTTGGAAAAAACCACCGTTTACCATATACAAAAGGGCCAATGATGTGGCTGCTATCAGCACAATAGCGGCGGCATATTTCATAAATGGCTTCCAAACTGAGATGTTGCTTCCCTTCTCCTCTACTCCTTTGGACCAAATTTCATTGATCTTTTCCTCGGCATTTACAAGGACAGGCTCAGCAGTGGTTTCTTTCCAGGCTTTTTGGAAGGTCTCCAGGATTTCCAAACGCTCTTCGCGCTGTGCCGCCCAGTCTTTGATTTCTTCTATTTCTTCGGGGGTTGCCGTATGGGTAAGCCACTTTGCAAGGAGCTTGTCGATATGGTTGTCTTCTCTGTTCACATTACCAAGACAACCCACATCATAAAAAGGCGTAATCGCTTTTGCCTATTTCAAAAAAAAATCAATCAAAAAATTCAACAGTACTGTTTCCCAGCATCATAAAGGCCAAGCAGATGACATTTGCCTTATGCTTTAGCGGAACAATCTTGGCCTGGTCCCCATTGGAGGAAATATAATCTGCAATATCATGTCTCAGACCACGTATCGCCAGTTCCAAATGTTTTTTTACTGTTTTTTCCGCTATACCCAAGGTCTTGGCCACTTCTCCGATCCTCAACCCGTCGTCTTTGACCATTTTAAAGACCAACCTCCTTTTATGCGGCAATTTTTCCACCAGGTCAGCAATCCTCTCCCTCAGCTCCTTTGTCAGCAGTTGGTTGAGGGGTTGGGTATATTCTCCTGTTTTGATATCCTCAAAATCCAGGACGGAAGACAACGGTACTTTCCTTCTGTTCTTTTTCAGGTGGTTCAGGCATTGGTTTTTGACTGCATAGTAGATATACCCTTCAAAATTATCAATATCCTTTAGCTGAGACCGTTTGTTCAAAAGTTTTATAAAGACCTCGGAAACTACATCTTCAGCCTCTTGAAAATGGGGCAAAAAACAAAGGGCAAAAGAAATCAGTTTGGAATGATACCGCTTGAACAGTTCTCCAAACGCCCTCTTATCCGAATTCACTGAAATCCGGTATAAAAGTACTTTGTTTTCATCCATTGTTTTTATCAGGTTTATCTTGGGGTTAATCTTCATGCGGGAATCCTAAGCATTCATTATCAGGCGGAAAGGGTGTGTGTTTTTCTACCAATACTCAGGAAGCAGCATTAACAAATGAACAAAATCAATCCATTAAATCCAAGAATCCCATTTCCCGGTTGGGTATTAAAAAATTTAAGAATACAAAACCCTATAAAACCAAAATATAATTCTAGCTAAATCGATTTTATCACCACTCCCTTACTCCTTCATTTATAAAAAACTAGATAAACAGAAACAAGACATATGAGCGGACTTACCTCCAAGGAAATCCCCACTTTGGCCAAAGATTTCACTTAGCTGACAAATACCTGACTAATAAAAACTGCATGACCATGGTAAGTGGAAATAGGCACAATAGCGCCCCAGGTTTGATAGCAATGCAGAAATTCACATCCCCATCCAATAAATCAAATATTACGTACCTCAAATACATTAAATTTAATTTCACCATAATTTGAATTTGGCCTGATTTTCGATTCACCAGCAATTGATATTAAATAAGGGCTGTATATTCCTTT from Echinicola soli encodes the following:
- a CDS encoding FecR family protein, with translation MNREDNHIDKLLAKWLTHTATPEEIEEIKDWAAQREERLEILETFQKAWKETTAEPVLVNAEEKINEIWSKGVEEKGSNISVWKPFMKYAAAIVLIAATSLALLYMVNGGFFQEPSEGQQRPYVVKENPAGQKTKLYLPDGSIVYLNSASSITYAQGFEGNERRVRLEGEAYFEVAKDKNKPFVVESGPVETTALGTAFNVNAYLGDRELRVSLLEGKVQINKLEEQDKAVTLVPGKEVVVDKNTQKLFQGTVDVDKVIGWKEGKLVFENAGFNEISTKLERWYGVDIQVKGQTPGDWTVTTIYQKQSLKNILIDLTYSKDFAYEINEETVTIIF
- a CDS encoding RNA polymerase sigma factor; the protein is MDENKVLLYRISVNSDKRAFGELFKRYHSKLISFALCFLPHFQEAEDVVSEVFIKLLNKRSQLKDIDNFEGYIYYAVKNQCLNHLKKNRRKVPLSSVLDFEDIKTGEYTQPLNQLLTKELRERIADLVEKLPHKRRLVFKMVKDDGLRIGEVAKTLGIAEKTVKKHLELAIRGLRHDIADYISSNGDQAKIVPLKHKANVICLAFMMLGNSTVEFFD